The proteins below come from a single Vidua chalybeata isolate OUT-0048 chromosome 1, bVidCha1 merged haplotype, whole genome shotgun sequence genomic window:
- the AFG3L2 gene encoding AFG3-like protein 2 isoform X2: MDRDTSHYTRLLRTPCSLALNTTSAASLSNMFQCLTTLTLCDQVTPGVTADRSTVLASVIAACRRLFSQPPKGFEKYFPNGKKSNGTKGTPGETKETKQATSRQPSGTSSGGGGSGGKKGGKKEETNWWTRLQKGDIPWDVREFRMYVVGSSFFWTMVVYYFFFRVPGREITWKDFVNNYLSKGLVDRLEVVNKRFVRVIFVPGKSPHEWYVWFNIGSVDTFERNLETVQQDLGIEVENRLPVVYSTESDGSFLLSLLPTILIIGSLLYTLRRGPAGLGRAGRGMGGLFSVGETTAKVLKDEIDVKFKDVAGCEEAKLEIMEFVNFLKNPKQYEDLGAKIPKGAILTGPPGTGKTLLAKATAGEANVPFITVNGSEFLEMFVGVGPARVRDLFALARKNAPCILFIDEIDAVGRKRGRGNFGGQSEQENTLNQLLVEMDGFNTTTNVVILAGTNRPDILDPALMRPGRFDRQIYIGPPDIKGRASIFKVHLRPLKLDTVLNKDNLARKLASLTPGFSGADIANVCNEAALIAARHLSDAINQKHFEQAIERVIGGLEKKTQVLQPEEKKTVAYHEAGHAVAGWFLEHADPLLKVSIIPRGKGLGYAQYLPKEQYLYTKEQLLDRMCMTLGGRVSEQIFFGRITTGAQDDLKKVTQSAYAQIVQFGMNEKVGQISFDLPRQGDMVLEKPYSEATARLIDEEVRSLINIAYERTLNLLTEKKAEVEKVALRLLEKEVLDKSDMLDLLGPRPFAEKSTYEEFVEGTGSLDEDTSLPEGLKDWNKEREKEKEETTDEQVARQIRGGMPF, translated from the exons atggacagggacacctcccactacaccaggttgcttAGAACCccatgcagcctggccttgaacactacatctgcagcttctctgagcaacatgttccagtgtctcaccaccctcaca cTCTGTGACCAAGTTACCCCTGGAGTTACTGCTGATAGAAGCACTGTTTTGGCAAGTGTAATCGCTGCTTGCAGAAGGCTTTTCTCTCAACCTCCCAAAG gatttgaaaagtattttcccaatgggaagaaatctAATGGAACTAAAGGTACACCTGGAGAAACAAAAG aaacaaaGCAAGCTACTTCCAGACAACCCAGTGGAACTAGTAGTGGAGGAGGTGGGAGtggtggaaaaaaaggaggcaagaaagaagaaactaaCTGGTGGACCAGATTACAGAAG GGTGACATTCCATGGGATGTCAGGGAGTTTCGGATGTATGTAGTGGGAAGTTCTTTTTTCTGGACAATGGTTGTGTACTACTTCTTCTTCAGGGTCCCTGGGAGAGAAATCACCTGGAAAGACTTTGTCAACAACTACCTTTCTAAAGGATTG GTGGATAGACTTGAAGTGGTGAACAAGCGCTTTGTTAGAGTCATCTTTGTTCCTGGAAAGTCTCCTCATGAATGG TACGTCTGGTTTAATATTGGTAGTGTGGACACTTTTGAACGCAATCTGGAGACTGTGCAGCAAGATCTGGGAATAGAAGTGGAGAACAGATTGCCTGTAGTCTACTCAACAGAGAGTGATGG GTCATTTCTCCTCAGTTTGCTGCCTACAATTCTGATTATTGGTTCATTGCTGTACACATTAAGAAGAGGTCCTGCAGGCTTAGGTCGGGCAGGGCGTGGAATGGGTGGACTTTTCAGCGTTGGTGAAACTACAGCCAAAGTCCTTAAGGATGAAATAGATGTTAAATTCAAAGATGTAGCTGGCTGTGAGGAGGCCAAATTAGAGATAATGGAGTTTGTGAACTtcctgaaaaatcccaaacaataTGAGGATTTGGGAGCAAAAATTCCAAAG GGGGCAATCCTGACAGGTCCTCCAGGTACTGGGAAAACACTTCTGGCTAAAGCTACAGCTGGAGAAGCCAATGTGCCATTTATCACCGTCAATGGCTCAGAGTTCTTAGAGATGTTTGTTGGTGTGGGTCCAGCGCGA GTTAGAGACTTATTTGCTCTGGCTCGTAAAAATGCCCCGTGCATTCTCTTCATTGATGAAATAGATGCAGtagggaggaagagaggaaggggCAACTTTGGAGGACAGAGTGAGCAAGAGAACACACTCAATCAGCTTTTAGTAGAAATGGATG GGTTTAATACAACCACAAATGTAGTAATTTTGGCAGGTACTAACAGGCCAGATATTTTAGACCCTGCTCTGATGAGACCAGGACGCTTTGACAGGCAGATTTACATTG GACCCCCAGATATAAAAGGAAGAGCGTCCATTTTCAAAGTTCACCTTAGACCTCTGAAATTAGACACTGTCTTAAATAAAGACAACCTAGCAAGAAAGCTTGCATCACTAACACCTGGGTTTTCTG GTGCTGATATTGCTAATGTTTGTAATGAAGCTGCTTTAATTGCTGCAAGGCATCTCTCAGATGCTATAAACCAGAAGCATTTTGAGCAAGCAATTGAAAGAGTTATTGGAG gtttggaaaagaaaactcaAGTACTCCagccagaggagaaaaagacagTAGCATATCACGAGGCAGGGCATGCAGTTGCAGGGTGGTTTTTGGAACATGCTGACCCGCTGTTAAAG GTATCTATTATTCCACGTGGTAAAGGACTGGGTTATGCTCAGTATTTGCCCAAAGAACAGTATCTTTATACCAAAGAGCAGCTACTGGACAGAATGTGCATGACTCTGGGAGGACGTGTGTCTGAGCAAATCTTCTTTGGAAGAATTACAACTGGTGCCCAAGATGACTTGAAGAAGGTGACCCAGAGTGCATATGCTCAG attgtTCAGTTTGGTATGAATGAAAAAGTGGGGCAGATTTCCTTTGATCTCCCTCGTCAGGGAGACATGGTCTTAGAGAAACCTTACAGCGAGGCAACTGCCAGGTTGATAGACGAAGAAGTGCGGTCGCTAATTAACATTGCCTATGAAAGGACATTAAATCTGCTGActgagaagaaagcagaagtggAGAAG GTTGCCCTGCGGCTTCTGGAGAAGGAAGTGCTTGATAAAAGCGACATGCTAGACTTGCTTGGCCCAAGACCGTTTGCAGAAAAGTCTACTTATGAAGAATTTGTGGAAGGTACAGGAAGTTTGGATGAGGATACTTCACTACCAGAAGGCCTTAAAGACTGGAACAAAGAGcgtgaaaaagaaaaagaggagacAACAGATGAACAGGTCGCTAGGCAGATCAGAGGAGGGATGCCATTTTAA
- the TUBB6 gene encoding tubulin beta-6 chain → MREIVHIQAGQCGNQIGTKFWEVISDEHGIDPAGGYVGDSALQLERINVYYNESSSHKFVPRAVLLDLEPGTMDSVRSGLFGQLFRPDNFIFGQTGAGNNWAKGHYTEGAELVDSVLDVVRKESEHCDCLQGFQLTHSLGGGTGSGMGTLLISKIREEYPDRIMNTFSVMPSPKVSDTVVEPYNATLSVHQLVENTDETYCIDNEALYDICFRTLKLTTPTYGDLNHLVSATMSGVTTSLRFPGQLNADLRKLAVNMVPFPRLHFFMPGFAPLTARGSQQYRALTVPELTQQMFDAKNMMAACDPRHGRYLTVATVFRGPMSMKEVDEQMLAIQNKNSSYFVEWIPNNVKVAVCDIPPRGLKMASTFIGNSTAIQELFKRISEQFSAMFRRKAFLHWFTGEGMDEIEFTEAESNMNDLVSEYQQYQEATANDGEEAFEDDEEEINE, encoded by the exons ATGAGGGAGATCGTGCACATCCAGGCGGGACAGTGCGGAAACCAGATCGGGACCAAG TTTTGGGAAGTGATAAGTGATGAGCATGGCATTGACCCAGCCGGAGGCTATGTCGGTGACTCAGCGCTGCAGCTGGAAAGGATCAATGTCTACTATAATGAATCATCTT CCCACAAATTTGTACCAAGAGCAGTCTTACTGGACTTGGAGCCGGGAACCATGGATAGTGTGCGGTCTGGTCTTTTTGGTCAGCTCTTTCGGCCTGATAATTTCATCTTTG GACAAACTGGTGCAGGAAACAACTGGGCCAAAGGACACTATacagaaggagcagagctggttgACTCTGTGCTTGACGtagtaagaaaagaaagtgaacaCTGCGATTGCTTGCAAGGATTTCAGCTCACTCACTCCCTGGGAGGAGGGACAGGGTCTGGCATGGGAACCCTACTCATCAGCAAGATCCGAGAGGAGTATCCAGACAGGATAATGAATACTTTTAGTGTCATGCCTTCTCCTAAGGTTTCTGACACAGTGGTGGAGCCGTACAACGCCACGCTTTCGGTCCACCAGCTGGTTGAAAACACGGATGAAACCTACTGCATTGACAATGAAGCTCTGTATGACATTTGCTTCCGCACCTTGAAGCTCACCACCCCCACCTACGGAGATTTAAACCACTTGGTCTCCGCCACCATGAGCGGGGTAACCACATCCCTGCGTTTTCCAGGCCAGCTCAATGCTGACCTCCGGAAGCTGGCAGTAAATATGGTCCCCTTCCCACGCCTTCACTTTTTCATGCCAGGCTTTGCTCCTTTGACAGCGCGAGGCAGCCAACAATACCGAGCACTCACGGTCCCAGAGCTCACCCAGCAGATGTTCGATGCCAAAAACATGATGGCAGCCTGTGACCCAAGGCACGGCCGGTACTTGACGGTGGCCACCGTCTTCCGCGGCCCCATGTCCATGAAGGAGGTTGACGAGCAGATGTTGGCCATCCAGAACAAGAACAGCAGCTACTTCGTGGAGTGGATCCCGAACAATGTCAAGGTGGCAGTGTGTGACATACCTCCCCGTGGCCTCAAGATGGCCTCCACCTTCATTGGCAACAGCACTGCTATCCAGGAGCTCTTCAAAAGGATCTCGGAGCAGTTTTCTGCCATGTTCAGGAGAAAGGCCTTCCTCCACTGGTTCACTGGAGAGGGAATGGATGAAATTGAATTtacagaagcagaaagcaaCATGAATGACCTGGTTTCAGAATATCAGCAATACCAAGAAGCAACAGCAAATGATGGAGAGGAAGCGTTTGAAGATGACGAAGAAGAGATCAATGAATAA
- the AFG3L2 gene encoding AFG3-like protein 2 isoform X1, whose protein sequence is MAHRYLLLARGGCRRRGLPGAPLQQLLCGRGLLGGARPCLAQLCDQVTPGVTADRSTVLASVIAACRRLFSQPPKGFEKYFPNGKKSNGTKGTPGETKETKQATSRQPSGTSSGGGGSGGKKGGKKEETNWWTRLQKGDIPWDVREFRMYVVGSSFFWTMVVYYFFFRVPGREITWKDFVNNYLSKGLVDRLEVVNKRFVRVIFVPGKSPHEWYVWFNIGSVDTFERNLETVQQDLGIEVENRLPVVYSTESDGSFLLSLLPTILIIGSLLYTLRRGPAGLGRAGRGMGGLFSVGETTAKVLKDEIDVKFKDVAGCEEAKLEIMEFVNFLKNPKQYEDLGAKIPKGAILTGPPGTGKTLLAKATAGEANVPFITVNGSEFLEMFVGVGPARVRDLFALARKNAPCILFIDEIDAVGRKRGRGNFGGQSEQENTLNQLLVEMDGFNTTTNVVILAGTNRPDILDPALMRPGRFDRQIYIGPPDIKGRASIFKVHLRPLKLDTVLNKDNLARKLASLTPGFSGADIANVCNEAALIAARHLSDAINQKHFEQAIERVIGGLEKKTQVLQPEEKKTVAYHEAGHAVAGWFLEHADPLLKVSIIPRGKGLGYAQYLPKEQYLYTKEQLLDRMCMTLGGRVSEQIFFGRITTGAQDDLKKVTQSAYAQIVQFGMNEKVGQISFDLPRQGDMVLEKPYSEATARLIDEEVRSLINIAYERTLNLLTEKKAEVEKVALRLLEKEVLDKSDMLDLLGPRPFAEKSTYEEFVEGTGSLDEDTSLPEGLKDWNKEREKEKEETTDEQVARQIRGGMPF, encoded by the exons ATGGCGCACCGGTACCTGCTGCTGGCGCGGGGCGGCTGCCGCCGccgggggctgcccggggccccgctgcagcagctgctctgcgGGAGGGGCCTGCTCGGGGGGGCAAGGCCCTGCCTGGCGCAG cTCTGTGACCAAGTTACCCCTGGAGTTACTGCTGATAGAAGCACTGTTTTGGCAAGTGTAATCGCTGCTTGCAGAAGGCTTTTCTCTCAACCTCCCAAAG gatttgaaaagtattttcccaatgggaagaaatctAATGGAACTAAAGGTACACCTGGAGAAACAAAAG aaacaaaGCAAGCTACTTCCAGACAACCCAGTGGAACTAGTAGTGGAGGAGGTGGGAGtggtggaaaaaaaggaggcaagaaagaagaaactaaCTGGTGGACCAGATTACAGAAG GGTGACATTCCATGGGATGTCAGGGAGTTTCGGATGTATGTAGTGGGAAGTTCTTTTTTCTGGACAATGGTTGTGTACTACTTCTTCTTCAGGGTCCCTGGGAGAGAAATCACCTGGAAAGACTTTGTCAACAACTACCTTTCTAAAGGATTG GTGGATAGACTTGAAGTGGTGAACAAGCGCTTTGTTAGAGTCATCTTTGTTCCTGGAAAGTCTCCTCATGAATGG TACGTCTGGTTTAATATTGGTAGTGTGGACACTTTTGAACGCAATCTGGAGACTGTGCAGCAAGATCTGGGAATAGAAGTGGAGAACAGATTGCCTGTAGTCTACTCAACAGAGAGTGATGG GTCATTTCTCCTCAGTTTGCTGCCTACAATTCTGATTATTGGTTCATTGCTGTACACATTAAGAAGAGGTCCTGCAGGCTTAGGTCGGGCAGGGCGTGGAATGGGTGGACTTTTCAGCGTTGGTGAAACTACAGCCAAAGTCCTTAAGGATGAAATAGATGTTAAATTCAAAGATGTAGCTGGCTGTGAGGAGGCCAAATTAGAGATAATGGAGTTTGTGAACTtcctgaaaaatcccaaacaataTGAGGATTTGGGAGCAAAAATTCCAAAG GGGGCAATCCTGACAGGTCCTCCAGGTACTGGGAAAACACTTCTGGCTAAAGCTACAGCTGGAGAAGCCAATGTGCCATTTATCACCGTCAATGGCTCAGAGTTCTTAGAGATGTTTGTTGGTGTGGGTCCAGCGCGA GTTAGAGACTTATTTGCTCTGGCTCGTAAAAATGCCCCGTGCATTCTCTTCATTGATGAAATAGATGCAGtagggaggaagagaggaaggggCAACTTTGGAGGACAGAGTGAGCAAGAGAACACACTCAATCAGCTTTTAGTAGAAATGGATG GGTTTAATACAACCACAAATGTAGTAATTTTGGCAGGTACTAACAGGCCAGATATTTTAGACCCTGCTCTGATGAGACCAGGACGCTTTGACAGGCAGATTTACATTG GACCCCCAGATATAAAAGGAAGAGCGTCCATTTTCAAAGTTCACCTTAGACCTCTGAAATTAGACACTGTCTTAAATAAAGACAACCTAGCAAGAAAGCTTGCATCACTAACACCTGGGTTTTCTG GTGCTGATATTGCTAATGTTTGTAATGAAGCTGCTTTAATTGCTGCAAGGCATCTCTCAGATGCTATAAACCAGAAGCATTTTGAGCAAGCAATTGAAAGAGTTATTGGAG gtttggaaaagaaaactcaAGTACTCCagccagaggagaaaaagacagTAGCATATCACGAGGCAGGGCATGCAGTTGCAGGGTGGTTTTTGGAACATGCTGACCCGCTGTTAAAG GTATCTATTATTCCACGTGGTAAAGGACTGGGTTATGCTCAGTATTTGCCCAAAGAACAGTATCTTTATACCAAAGAGCAGCTACTGGACAGAATGTGCATGACTCTGGGAGGACGTGTGTCTGAGCAAATCTTCTTTGGAAGAATTACAACTGGTGCCCAAGATGACTTGAAGAAGGTGACCCAGAGTGCATATGCTCAG attgtTCAGTTTGGTATGAATGAAAAAGTGGGGCAGATTTCCTTTGATCTCCCTCGTCAGGGAGACATGGTCTTAGAGAAACCTTACAGCGAGGCAACTGCCAGGTTGATAGACGAAGAAGTGCGGTCGCTAATTAACATTGCCTATGAAAGGACATTAAATCTGCTGActgagaagaaagcagaagtggAGAAG GTTGCCCTGCGGCTTCTGGAGAAGGAAGTGCTTGATAAAAGCGACATGCTAGACTTGCTTGGCCCAAGACCGTTTGCAGAAAAGTCTACTTATGAAGAATTTGTGGAAGGTACAGGAAGTTTGGATGAGGATACTTCACTACCAGAAGGCCTTAAAGACTGGAACAAAGAGcgtgaaaaagaaaaagaggagacAACAGATGAACAGGTCGCTAGGCAGATCAGAGGAGGGATGCCATTTTAA
- the AFG3L2 gene encoding AFG3-like protein 2 isoform X3, with the protein MVPRFPLVSQLCDQVTPGVTADRSTVLASVIAACRRLFSQPPKGFEKYFPNGKKSNGTKGTPGETKETKQATSRQPSGTSSGGGGSGGKKGGKKEETNWWTRLQKGDIPWDVREFRMYVVGSSFFWTMVVYYFFFRVPGREITWKDFVNNYLSKGLVDRLEVVNKRFVRVIFVPGKSPHEWYVWFNIGSVDTFERNLETVQQDLGIEVENRLPVVYSTESDGSFLLSLLPTILIIGSLLYTLRRGPAGLGRAGRGMGGLFSVGETTAKVLKDEIDVKFKDVAGCEEAKLEIMEFVNFLKNPKQYEDLGAKIPKGAILTGPPGTGKTLLAKATAGEANVPFITVNGSEFLEMFVGVGPARVRDLFALARKNAPCILFIDEIDAVGRKRGRGNFGGQSEQENTLNQLLVEMDGFNTTTNVVILAGTNRPDILDPALMRPGRFDRQIYIGPPDIKGRASIFKVHLRPLKLDTVLNKDNLARKLASLTPGFSGADIANVCNEAALIAARHLSDAINQKHFEQAIERVIGGLEKKTQVLQPEEKKTVAYHEAGHAVAGWFLEHADPLLKVSIIPRGKGLGYAQYLPKEQYLYTKEQLLDRMCMTLGGRVSEQIFFGRITTGAQDDLKKVTQSAYAQIVQFGMNEKVGQISFDLPRQGDMVLEKPYSEATARLIDEEVRSLINIAYERTLNLLTEKKAEVEKVALRLLEKEVLDKSDMLDLLGPRPFAEKSTYEEFVEGTGSLDEDTSLPEGLKDWNKEREKEKEETTDEQVARQIRGGMPF; encoded by the exons ATGGTTCCCAGGTTCCCACTGGTTTCCCAG cTCTGTGACCAAGTTACCCCTGGAGTTACTGCTGATAGAAGCACTGTTTTGGCAAGTGTAATCGCTGCTTGCAGAAGGCTTTTCTCTCAACCTCCCAAAG gatttgaaaagtattttcccaatgggaagaaatctAATGGAACTAAAGGTACACCTGGAGAAACAAAAG aaacaaaGCAAGCTACTTCCAGACAACCCAGTGGAACTAGTAGTGGAGGAGGTGGGAGtggtggaaaaaaaggaggcaagaaagaagaaactaaCTGGTGGACCAGATTACAGAAG GGTGACATTCCATGGGATGTCAGGGAGTTTCGGATGTATGTAGTGGGAAGTTCTTTTTTCTGGACAATGGTTGTGTACTACTTCTTCTTCAGGGTCCCTGGGAGAGAAATCACCTGGAAAGACTTTGTCAACAACTACCTTTCTAAAGGATTG GTGGATAGACTTGAAGTGGTGAACAAGCGCTTTGTTAGAGTCATCTTTGTTCCTGGAAAGTCTCCTCATGAATGG TACGTCTGGTTTAATATTGGTAGTGTGGACACTTTTGAACGCAATCTGGAGACTGTGCAGCAAGATCTGGGAATAGAAGTGGAGAACAGATTGCCTGTAGTCTACTCAACAGAGAGTGATGG GTCATTTCTCCTCAGTTTGCTGCCTACAATTCTGATTATTGGTTCATTGCTGTACACATTAAGAAGAGGTCCTGCAGGCTTAGGTCGGGCAGGGCGTGGAATGGGTGGACTTTTCAGCGTTGGTGAAACTACAGCCAAAGTCCTTAAGGATGAAATAGATGTTAAATTCAAAGATGTAGCTGGCTGTGAGGAGGCCAAATTAGAGATAATGGAGTTTGTGAACTtcctgaaaaatcccaaacaataTGAGGATTTGGGAGCAAAAATTCCAAAG GGGGCAATCCTGACAGGTCCTCCAGGTACTGGGAAAACACTTCTGGCTAAAGCTACAGCTGGAGAAGCCAATGTGCCATTTATCACCGTCAATGGCTCAGAGTTCTTAGAGATGTTTGTTGGTGTGGGTCCAGCGCGA GTTAGAGACTTATTTGCTCTGGCTCGTAAAAATGCCCCGTGCATTCTCTTCATTGATGAAATAGATGCAGtagggaggaagagaggaaggggCAACTTTGGAGGACAGAGTGAGCAAGAGAACACACTCAATCAGCTTTTAGTAGAAATGGATG GGTTTAATACAACCACAAATGTAGTAATTTTGGCAGGTACTAACAGGCCAGATATTTTAGACCCTGCTCTGATGAGACCAGGACGCTTTGACAGGCAGATTTACATTG GACCCCCAGATATAAAAGGAAGAGCGTCCATTTTCAAAGTTCACCTTAGACCTCTGAAATTAGACACTGTCTTAAATAAAGACAACCTAGCAAGAAAGCTTGCATCACTAACACCTGGGTTTTCTG GTGCTGATATTGCTAATGTTTGTAATGAAGCTGCTTTAATTGCTGCAAGGCATCTCTCAGATGCTATAAACCAGAAGCATTTTGAGCAAGCAATTGAAAGAGTTATTGGAG gtttggaaaagaaaactcaAGTACTCCagccagaggagaaaaagacagTAGCATATCACGAGGCAGGGCATGCAGTTGCAGGGTGGTTTTTGGAACATGCTGACCCGCTGTTAAAG GTATCTATTATTCCACGTGGTAAAGGACTGGGTTATGCTCAGTATTTGCCCAAAGAACAGTATCTTTATACCAAAGAGCAGCTACTGGACAGAATGTGCATGACTCTGGGAGGACGTGTGTCTGAGCAAATCTTCTTTGGAAGAATTACAACTGGTGCCCAAGATGACTTGAAGAAGGTGACCCAGAGTGCATATGCTCAG attgtTCAGTTTGGTATGAATGAAAAAGTGGGGCAGATTTCCTTTGATCTCCCTCGTCAGGGAGACATGGTCTTAGAGAAACCTTACAGCGAGGCAACTGCCAGGTTGATAGACGAAGAAGTGCGGTCGCTAATTAACATTGCCTATGAAAGGACATTAAATCTGCTGActgagaagaaagcagaagtggAGAAG GTTGCCCTGCGGCTTCTGGAGAAGGAAGTGCTTGATAAAAGCGACATGCTAGACTTGCTTGGCCCAAGACCGTTTGCAGAAAAGTCTACTTATGAAGAATTTGTGGAAGGTACAGGAAGTTTGGATGAGGATACTTCACTACCAGAAGGCCTTAAAGACTGGAACAAAGAGcgtgaaaaagaaaaagaggagacAACAGATGAACAGGTCGCTAGGCAGATCAGAGGAGGGATGCCATTTTAA